AAGGAAGTTGATTACAGTCTGCAAGGAAGCGCTGCATCAAAGATCTTCAGAGCCTTCAATGCACTGGGCACAATAGCATTCTCATTCGGGGATGCAATGCTGCCAGAAATTCAGGTGAATATCTGATATTATGCTGAGATTCATGCTGTCAGTGTCCACTCAACTCCAAAACTTCACTGAAATTCAGAGCTCTGTGCGAGAACCGGTGAGGATGAACATGTACAAAGGTGTGTCAACGGCGTACTCGATCATCGTCATGTCCTACTGGACCCTGGCATTCAGTGGGTACTGGGCATTTGGCTCAGGAGTACAGCCCTACATCCTGTCCTCCCTGACTTTTCCAAGATGGACAATTGTGATGGCAAATCTATTTGCAGTCATTCAGATCACTGGTTGCTTTCAGGTAACACACCAgtaacctctttttttttcacaattttcaCTCTGACAGACTATCCAGTAACTGTAAATCTTCACCAAGATATACTGCAGGCCGACATTCGCGCAATTTGAACAGCGGATTCAGGCGAAAGACGCAGGCTACAGAGCAAGGATGTGGAGGCTGGTGTATACCTCTGCATACATGGTGGTGATCACCCTCATCTCTGCAGCAATGCCATTCTTTGGGGACTTTGTGTCAGTCTGTGGAGCTGTTGGCTTCACCCCTCTGGACTTTGTGCTACCTGCACTGGCATTTCTGAAGGCCGGGAAGTTACCTGAAAACCCAGGATTACGCCATGCTGTGAAGGTGATCACCTCCGCTGTCGCTGTCTTGTTCTCCATTGTCGGAGCTCTGGCATGCATCGGCGCCGTCAGAGCGATCGCACTTGATGTCAAAACCTACAAATTCTTCCATGACATGTGAATGCAGTTAGTTAGTATCATGTTGGTGATGAAATGAATTTGTCTGTGCCATCTGTGCCAGTGGTTTATACCTGGTGATCTGACATGTGCTAAGTATTAAGTATATTTATGATTTGGAATAGCGGCAACAGTTGAGGGAAAATCAAAATTTCTCAGATTTCACAGTTTTAACGCTCTTAAGATAAACATTTTAACACtgtaagaaaacaaaatagatgCTATAGACGGATTACATCTTAAACAAGAGAACTTAACTATTCAGGAGATCAAATTCTTAGGCCTGATTCTCTCAGTGATTTAGTATACTAGTGCCATCGAAGTTCATAATTTGAAGAGAGAATGCAAGTGCTGCCCATAATAACAGTCAAAATTGACCTATACAAACCATGACAGCTACATAAATTCCATATAGAGTTGCCGAACTACGGAGGTTACAAGGGGTAAAAGAAACTTAAAAAGGCTAACCACCACTTGGCAGCAGTCTTTTCAAGGGAGCACTAACTTATTTTCTGATGCAACATGGCTAAGCTCAGCTAAAATCCTTCAGCCTTCTCTTCAACACATCCAAGGACTTCTTTCGAGCACTTTGCACTGTACTTCGGCCTGAAAGGCTCCCAAATAAGCTTTCCGGAGCGTCTCTAAACTTGTCACAGATGATAGACACCTTCTTATGATCCAAGGATCCAAAATTCTTCTCCCTGATTACAGGGTTCATGAAGTTCTCTGGCTGGTTGCTGAGCAGAAGATCGGTGAGCTGCCTAATTTCGACCAGGCAATCTCTGAAAGTTGTTTCTTTTCTCAGCTCTGACAACCCAGTGCTGTGGAATTTATCATCTGCAAATTCCTCTAACTTTTTCAGGTCAGTGTCAATACCTGCGACAGCATTAGCATTGAACCTTTTCACCCGATCACTAAGAAAAACTGTCATTATCGAGTCCGAGATGTGGCTGAATGCCCCACAAACCACCTTGTACAGGGCTTCCCTTGGAAAAACATTCTGTGCAGTTGACACTAACGTGTGAAGATAGATGACGACCTCATTCATGTAGTCATTCACATGTTCTGGAGTTTCCTCTGGTGTCCAATTGATGCTAGTCAAAAGCAACATAAATTCGTCAATCTTGGAATTGGCCAAGGCTATTAACCCATTGTACGCTGCATTTTGAGAGGCTTTGAGCACAGCTCTAGCAGTCAAACCGGAATGAGGCTTGTCAAGAAGACGCCTAGGAACACCACAAAGTTGGGCAGCATGAAAGAGGAACATGTCACAGGACTTCTCAAGAATGGCAATATTTCCTGCAATCTGCACCATTTGTGTAATCTCCAAACAACCACCATGTATCAAATTCAGAAGGCCATCATTTAGTACCTCAATCAAGAGCTTGTCTAGGTATCTTTTCACCACATCATAGGCGTCCATCATAGGATCATATGACAAGTAGTTCACAGAATCCTCAATAAAAGAGCGCACGATAAGGCAAGCATCTGGAACTGAAGAGGAAAATGGTGCAACATATGGAAAATCCGGAACTACACCAATGAGTTCAAGTTGAAATGCTGAAACATTCATGTGGTACTCATTTTCCTTCTTAATGATCATCTGCTCGTATGAGTCCTTAGTGAAGATGCCATCTATCTTTTTCCGGCAATCAGAAAGAAGAAGTTGATAGAATTTGTCCCTATTCTTCTCAAGAATTTCAAGCAATGATGTGGTTTGGTATCCATACTTCTTCATGGTTGCACCCAGAAGAGTGACATAGTCTTTTACGAGTAGGAGGTGGTTGGCAGCATCCATGCGAGAGAACTGTTCCTCTAAGATAGATGTGACCTTAGAAATAGCTGTCCCCCACATTGTCTCAACCTGACTATCAGAAAGAAGCCCATCTGCAGTTCGAAGGACACGGTCCTCAACAATAAAGAACCCAGCTATCTGAGCAAGGAAGTGCTGATGAGACTCCATGAAAGGTTGTGTCGTGGGAATTTGCAGGTCCAAATTAAGTTGCATAAGCCTGTTATTGTAGTAGTATTCTCGGAATTTTTCCCCAAGACCAAGGCATGTGTGAATGTAGTTTGCTCGGTATACTGGTGTAAGATCGAATTCCAGTACTTCCTCCTCACCTATGAGATCCAAATCCAAGGCATAAGCATGCTCGTCAAACCCAATACGGCTGCAGTCCTCTGCTTCCCTCTGTTGGGAACGTATTCCCTCATTTTTCTGACGAGCCAAGGATGCCTGGCTTATCGAAACCTTACCAATTTCCTTTGCTGTCCTTCTGATATACACCAGCCACTCATTAAACTCATTGCAAACTTTCTTCTCAATGTACAGCTTGACAATTGGTATTTGCTTCTGAACAGCCTTTTTTAGAAGCTTTAGAGGAATATTTTGCAGAAAATCCTTCTCAATCAACTCCAAACTTTTCAAAGCAGAATGAAGCCTGGCTTCTGCAATGTCCTTGTTGCACATCTGGCACAGACTGGTGACTTGCAAACAGATCATCAACATCCCTAGGGCTTCCTCAACATTCTTATTCACTGAATACAACTCAAGAAGATCATCAAGCTTCAACAGCAGGGAGCTAGCAACCTCTTGCAGGCGCAGGTTTTCGCCGGACAGCGTACCCTTAAGCTCATCGGCGTCAACCAACACGCCGCGGAGCTCATCGACTGCAAGGATGAACTCCTCGTAGTGGACCCTACAGAGCTCCTCAATCTCAACCTCCTTCATTTTCACGATGCTCCTGAGGCCTTGCAGGAGGGACTCGGGCTTCCCGGACTCAAACGCATGGCGGACGATAGGGCCCAGATCCTCGCCGTTGGCGATGAAGGCAGCAAGGCCCAAGCCagcgccgccgttcccgctcTCCCCGCCACCCCTCTTCTTGGTCTGAGCAGTCATTGTTCAActgcaaaacacacacacaaaaaaaaaaaaatggcatgctGCACACAGTAAGACATGCGTCCACCTTAAGAAATCGGGTACCCCCTAAAATTAGAGTGCTACAAATGATTAGCATATGAAGAACGCAGTAATAATTAGTGAAAATTAATTAGCAAGCCAAGAAATTAGCACAAGCGTTGAAGTGTAAACCACCAAATTTGTTAAAATAAACCGACCTAACGTGGGGCGTGGGGGTTCagcattttttcaaaaaaaaaattactattatACTAAGAAATACGGAAGAAACTGAATGGGTTAATTGGAGGCAAAGTAGTCAATCCAGGTCGGGATGGATTTCCAAATCCACGCCACGACGGCTCATGAagcggcggggagggagggagggagagagtgcTACGGGAGAAGAACGAGTACCTTGGGGGTTCGATTCGAGCCGGGGATGGAGGCGAGTGGAATGAGGCCGGCCGCGTCGCGTCTCCGGACCTTGCTGCGCCGGCCGTGCGCGCGAGGAGGCCGCGCAggggtgggggagaaggggaggaggaggaggccgcacACGCCGTGTGCCTCAGgggcagctcgccggcggcgcgcggcggggagggggaggaggcgaggcggggcTTGCGGGGGAGAATGCCGGCGGTGCCTCTGCCTCCgccggcggagagagagagagaagagagagggatggAGAGTGGAGCGGAGGCGAGTGATGAGtgatgggaggagagagaagaaggggcAGGGGAGTCATTTCTCAATTTCCCCTCAATTTTTCTTAAACTAAAATTCCAAAGAACGATTTTTCTCCGAACTAAAATTCAAACTTCCTCTAGCCCTTCAATACAAGAGATTTTAGCTATGCACCGTCTTTCTTTTGGCTTATGAGCCGtagacaaaatttaaaattttaaaagtgaTTTTAGAGTTAATTTAGAGATTTATTTTTTCGTAGTTTTTTTCGTGTGCTTTTAaattaaaggaaaaaatat
The sequence above is drawn from the Oryza glaberrima chromosome 10, OglaRS2, whole genome shotgun sequence genome and encodes:
- the LOC127752649 gene encoding GABA transporter 1-like, with product MSPARGGTPEEGGGADIEKAAAETGGRGTWRHAAFHVATTIATPAAYAPLPFALASLGWPLGVCSLVTGTLVTWCSSLVVASLWQWNGDKHTSYKLLAKSIFGPWGYWYVSFFQQVASIGNNIAIQIAAGSSLKAVYKHYHTTDDGAMTLQQFIILFGAFELLLSQLPDIHSLRWVNAACTASTIGFAGTAIGVTIYDGHRIDRKEVDYSLQGSAASKIFRAFNALGTIAFSFGDAMLPEIQSSVREPVRMNMYKGVSTAYSIIVMSYWTLAFSGYWAFGSGVQPYILSSLTFPRWTIVMANLFAVIQITGCFQIYCRPTFAQFEQRIQAKDAGYRARMWRLVYTSAYMVVITLISAAMPFFGDFVSVCGAVGFTPLDFVLPALAFLKAGKLPENPGLRHAVKVITSAVAVLFSIVGALACIGAVRAIALDVKTYKFFHDM
- the LOC127752648 gene encoding exocyst complex component SEC15A-like → MTAQTKKRGGGESGNGGAGLGLAAFIANGEDLGPIVRHAFESGKPESLLQGLRSIVKMKEVEIEELCRVHYEEFILAVDELRGVLVDADELKGTLSGENLRLQEVASSLLLKLDDLLELYSVNKNVEEALGMLMICLQVTSLCQMCNKDIAEARLHSALKSLELIEKDFLQNIPLKLLKKAVQKQIPIVKLYIEKKVCNEFNEWLVYIRRTAKEIGKVSISQASLARQKNEGIRSQQREAEDCSRIGFDEHAYALDLDLIGEEEVLEFDLTPVYRANYIHTCLGLGEKFREYYYNNRLMQLNLDLQIPTTQPFMESHQHFLAQIAGFFIVEDRVLRTADGLLSDSQVETMWGTAISKVTSILEEQFSRMDAANHLLLVKDYVTLLGATMKKYGYQTTSLLEILEKNRDKFYQLLLSDCRKKIDGIFTKDSYEQMIIKKENEYHMNVSAFQLELIGVVPDFPYVAPFSSSVPDACLIVRSFIEDSVNYLSYDPMMDAYDVVKRYLDKLLIEVLNDGLLNLIHGGCLEITQMVQIAGNIAILEKSCDMFLFHAAQLCGVPRRLLDKPHSGLTARAVLKASQNAAYNGLIALANSKIDEFMLLLTSINWTPEETPEHVNDYMNEVVIYLHTLVSTAQNVFPREALYKVVCGAFSHISDSIMTVFLSDRVKRFNANAVAGIDTDLKKLEEFADDKFHSTGLSELRKETTFRDCLVEIRQLTDLLLSNQPENFMNPVIREKNFGSLDHKKVSIICDKFRDAPESLFGSLSGRSTVQSARKKSLDVLKRRLKDFS